The Merismopedia glauca CCAP 1448/3 DNA window TATGCCTGTATTTCCTGTCACCATCACAATTGGCGTGGTTTTGAAAAGAGAATGATTTCTAAGGAGACGACAGAGTTTATAGCCATCAATAGTTGGCATTCCTACATCTAATAAAATTATGTCAGGTTTAATCCGCATAATTTCCATCAAAGCTTTGCTAGAATCACTCAGAGCATGAACCGATAAGTTGTGACCTTCTAAAAAGCGATTTATTTCGGTGAGGATTGTGGGACTATCATCAACACAAACTATTTTTTGCTGAACTTTAGATTTTAATCCACTGGTAATTTGGTTAAAAGTATCACTACTATCTATAACATTTGAATTATTGGTTTTTTCGTGCGAGATTGAATCAGGATTAATTCTCAGAGTCGGCAGTTTAGGTAAGCGATCGAAGGGAGATTGTGGATCTCGTAAAATAACTATTTTCTGATTGATTAATGGATAAAGGTACTGAGCTATTTTCAACTCATCTTGATTAACTAAAATAGCAATTTGACGAAAACTAAATCCGGTTAATATTTTGCTGAGTCTCTGTTGCTTTTCTAATGAAAGTTTTTGCTCAGTTTGATTCTGGCTAAAAAAGTAAGGACGCTGATCGGGTGATGATATGACGGGAGCTAAAGCTTGCCATGATAGCAGTTTTCCCTGAACTTCTTGAGCTAATAATTGTATTTCTACATGACAAAAATAAGTATTTCTAGCATTGTTTTCTATAAAATTATAAGTGGTATTTGCTAATAATAATAAATAGGTTTCAAATACCTCATTCATTAATCTTTTAATTAATGTGGCTGCGGCTTCGGAATTGAGGTATTGTTCACTAACTAACCAAGTAATTGCTTGATAATCGGGTGGAAAAGTGGTATTGTCTGGAGAATAATGCTCGAATTTCAAGCGAGCTTCAGTGCAAATAGCAGCAGTCAGCCCCCGATTTTCACGGCTGAGATGACGCAGGTGACGTTCTAGGCGCTCAAAAGGATCTACGGAATGCGTAGCATAGGTTAATAATCCTTGATGGAAATAGAATCTCCACTCTACTGAATTATGAAAAACTGCTAAGCACCCATTAGCTTGACCCTCAACAAAACGTTCTAAAAGTCTGAGCGGATAGAAATTTTGAGAATCTTGGCGATCTACGAGAGTAATTGGCTTCATCATTAGTTATTTTGCCTAAGATAAAAAATATTGCCAGAGAAACGTAATCAAGAACTGATAACATCACATTAAGATAAATTCAGAGTACCCAAGTCACCTCACGAACAAACAGTAAATATAGAATAAAGCTGACAAATAGCAGTTCTCCCCCATCTCCCCTCATCTCCCCCATCTCCTGTAGTATTAGATTGAGGTAACAAAGGAAGTGACATCCATGAGTGTAGCCAGCAGCACAAATGAGATTAAGTTCGGTACAGATGGATGGCGGGGAATAATAGCAGATGATTTTACCTTCGCTAATGTATGTAAGGTGACGCGCGCGATCGCTAGTTACTTGGAAACGGCTTACTCCAAGGATAGACCTGTCTTAATCGCTTACGATACTAGGTTTTTAGCAGATAAATTTGCTCAAACAGCCGCAGAAATTTTGGCAGAAATTGGTTGGACGGTGAAGATAGTTGATCGCGATTGTCCCACACCCACGATCGCTTATAATGCGCGCTTGCTGAATTCGGCTGGGGCTTTGATGTTCACCGCTAGCCATAACCCAGCACCCTATTGTGGGATTAAATATATCCCCGATTATGCAGGCCCTGCAACCCCAGAAATTACAGATACGATCGTTTCCCATATTGAAAGTTCATCTAATGAACCTCCTAGTGGCAAAAATAAGGATAAAATCTCGACTTTTGACCCCAAGCCAGAGTATCTCAAGTTTATCTATACCTTAATAGATGTGGAACGGATTCGCTCTGCCAAGCTGAAGGTGAAGTATGATGCTTTATATTCTACTTCTCGCGGCTATCTAGATACGGTGTTAGAACATTGTGGGTGTGAGGTAGAAACTTTCCACGCCAAACGAGATGTGTTATTTGGTGGGGGAATGCCAGAACCGAAAGGGGAACTACTAACTGAGTTGATCGAAGCTGTCAAAAAAGACCATGCAGATATCGGAGTGGCGACAGATGGAGATAGCGATCGCTTTGGTGTGGTAGACGAACAAGGTGAAATGCTGACTCCTAACACGGTTTTGTTGGTATTAGCCCGCCATTTGCACAAAAATAAGGGTCAAAGTGGTGCAATTGTCCGCACCGTAGCGACTACTCACTTATTAGATAATTTAGCAGCTAAGTACGGTTTGCCAATTTATGAAACTGCTGTGGGTTTCAAGTATATTGGCGAAAAGATGCGGGAAACTGCTGTTTTAGTCGGTGGTGAAGAATCTGGCGGATTGAGTGTATTAGGTCATATTCCTGAAAAAGATGGCATATTAGCGGATATGCTGATGGCAGAAGCTATTGCTTATGAAGGAAAACCCTTAAGCCAGTTGGTAGCAGAAGCCATTAAAGATGCTGATGGTCCTCTTTACAATCGGCGCTTGGATTTACATCTAACTGAAGCCCATAAATTAGCAGTTCTCAACGCTTTCACCCATAATCCTCCCACAGAAGTCGCGGGAATTGGAATTAAAGAGGTAGGACGCAAGGATGGGATTAAACTCTATCTAGAAGAAGGCAGTTGGGTACTATTACGTCCTTCGGGTACAGAACCCCTAATTCGGGTTTATTTAGAAACAAATTCCCCTGAAAAATTAGCTCAAGTTGCTAAATACATGGAAGATAGCATTGCTAAACTAGAACCAGTAGCGGCTTAATTGGGGATTGGGGATTGGGGATTGGGAAATTACTGATTAAGATCCAATCCCTAATCTTTCCAACTTCCTCCCTCTAGGGTGCAAATAATGAGAAATATCTCTAATTTACTAACTTCGGCAATTTTGGCAATTTTAGTGAGCGCGATCGCCATTCTTTCGGTACAAAATGCGACGCTAGTTTCTTTAAGACTGTTCGGGTTGCGCTCGATTAATCTGCCCTTTGGGACGATCTTAGCATTAAGTGTATCGGTGGGTATCCTGGTAGGAGCGATCGCCCCTATAGTCTGGCGTTTATTAAGTAGTTCAGATTCCGAATTTGATGATGATGACTACTTCGAGGAAGATTTTTGAGCTAATTCTGAGTTAGGAGAACTCAAATCCTCAGTCTGCTATCTTACTTCAGCTTTTCGACTGTTTGAACTAGGCTAACTGCAAACTGTTCAAACCTCTGGGATAGCTTTTCATCAGTCAGGTTCCCTTCAGGGGTAAAAGCTTGCCAAGCTTGTCCCATAGCTACTTGTTCTGGAATTACCCAAGCGTGTACCCATCTCATAATCAAGCGTAGCTCGTTAAGAGCATTACTATTAGGTTGACCACCAAGAACGCTGATTAATCCAGTTACTTTACCGCTTAACTGTTTAAAACTCATTAAATCAAGTGCATTCTTTAAAACGCCACTGACTCCTCCGTGATATTCAGGAGTAGCTAAAATTAAACCGTCAGCTTCTTGTACGCTTTGCCGTAGACGTTCTACATCTGGATAGTCTGGATATTCGTCTGTACCATTGCAAAAAGGTAGATTCATCTGGCGTAAATCTAATAATTCTACGGTAGCACCTAAAGATTCTACGTTCTGCGCTGCTATTTTTAACGCTTGATAGCTATAAGAATGGGTTCTTAAACTGCCATTGATGCCAACAATTTTTACCATGAGCTTTTAACTAAACCATAATCGTTATGATTACATATAAATATAGCTAAGATGATCTGTCACTGTCAAGTTACGGATCTAGGACTTAGACAAAAATATAATCTGCTCTTCCGTTGCTGCTCTAACTCATCTAAAAACCTAATGAAACATACCTGGATCGGAAGTCATAACGACTGCACTTACGGGTTGACGATCGCTATCCCCCAATAAAATAATTAGTGAGGAAATAGAGAGTACTGTCGCTACGTTGCTCATAGCGATAAAATGGAATTATGGCAAGAGACTTCCTGCACCAAACAGTTCGCATAGCTCTAGAGCGAGATGCATGGATAGTTACCCACGATCCCCTCTATCTTAGGGTTAGCGATGTCGATCTTATGGTAGATCTAGCGGCTGAACGGATCGTAGGTGCTGAAAAAATGGGACAGAAAATAGCTGTTGAAGTTAAATCTTTTCTAGGAGCATCTGCTATTACCGAACTCCACAATGCTCTGGGACAGACGATGGTTTACCGTTCAGCACTCCGAAGACTTCACCCAGAGCGGATGTTGTACCTGGCGATTTCCGAAGATATTTACCAAGAGTTTTTTCTAAATGCTTTCATCCAAGAGGTAATTTCTGATTACCAAGTTAAATTGCTGATTGTTAGTCATTCCCGCCAAGAGATCGCATTATGGAAAGAGTAGACTACCCAACCTTAATCCAGACAATTTTAGCAAAATATGCCGATCGCCCTCCCGAAGAAGATGTAGAGATTCAGCTAATCTTTGATACCGCACGCAATCGCTATCAAATGCTATTTGTAGGTTGGGAAGATGCCAAACGGATTTATAGCTGTGTAGTTCACGTCGATATTAAGGGCAACAAATTTTGGATTCAACGCGATCGCACTGAAGTGGGAATTGCTAATTTGCTAGTTGAAGCGGGAGTGCCAAAAACGGATATCGTTCTAGCTTTTTATGCACCTTATAAACGAGTCTATACTGAATTTGCGGCTGGATAAGAATCTGGAGCGATCGCTAGTATTGAAAGTGAAAGTTTGTTTGCCAAAAGTCTGGTAATCAGTAGCGATAAATTGGGCGCTTCTGCTAGAACTCTCAAACAAGATGGGGCTAGCTAGAGTGTTGGTGGTACTATCGAAGGCAGCCACAAAAGCCCTGAAAGTTACTGGTTCGTCATTTGGAGAGTCCTGTTGCTCGTACAAGAAGAAAGAAAATTCATTCAGAATATTATCAGTCGGTGCAAAGAAAGTTTGCCCGAATGAGGCAGATGAAATTGGAGTATACTCACCCAGAGGGCTAATGCCAGTAAATTCCCCAGGTGTAGTATCGATGGTAAACGCTTGTGCTGGCAATACACTAACAGTACCTATAAGCGCTACCCCCCCCCGACTGTCGAAGCTATAAGTTTTGCTAATTTCATGATTCCCCTCAAAAGCTAGATATTTACCTCACAGAGACAAAATTCAGCTTAAACTTAACCGTTTAGAGCTATCCCTACGAGAAATTACATAGAAGGATATCACACTCAATTTTTATTTAGTTAAAAACACGAACCAACTTAATAATTTAATTCCTCTATTATGATTCTAGAATTTACCTTTTCCAGTATGAAATTATTCAATCCTTGTGCCAAGCGCTATACCAACCTCCCCCGCAAATCGTAACGACTTCGCATATGGGTTGGTTTCTCTCTACAAAATATGTTTCAAATACTGTCCCGTGTACGATCGCTCTTCTTTCGCAATATCTTCAGGCGTACCTACAGCTATAATTTCTCCTCCCTTATCTCCACCTTCAGGGCCCAAATCGATAATCCAATCAGCACATCTAATTACATCTAAATTGTGTTCGATCGCTAAAACTGAATTACCCTTATCTACCAACTTTTGTAAAACATCTAATAACTTGTGAACGTCGTAAAAAGATAAACCCGTAGTCGGTTCATCGATTAAATACAAAGTTTTTCCCGTAGCGCGTCTTGAGAGTTCGGAAGCCAATTTTACCCTTTGCGCTTCCCCACCAGATAAAGTCGGTGCGGTTTGTCCCAAACGCAAGTAACCTAAACCTACATCCATCAAAGTTTGTAATCGAGTCACAGCGCGAGGAATGTTTTGAAAAAAGTCTAAGCCTTCCTCAACCGTCATATCTAAAACATCAGCAATGGATTTGTTTTTATACTTGACTTGTAGAGTTTCTCGATTGTATCTAGCACTCTTACAAACATCGCATTGAACGTAAACATCGGGGAGAAAATTCATTTCAATGATATTGACACCTTGTCCCCCACAAGCTTCGCATCTTCCACCTTTAACATTGAAAGAAAATTGTCCTGGTTTGTAACCTCTAACTTTGGCTTCAATAGTTAGAGAAAAAACCTCGCGAATGATATCAAATAAACCTGTATAAGTAGCCGGATTAGATCGTGGAGTTCTACCAATGGGAGATTGATCGATGACAATTACTTTATCAACATCTTCTAATCCTTGAATCTCTTTTAAACCTGGTGGAAAGGGTACGCTTTTAGTTAAATAATGTTGTAAGGCTGGGTAAAGTAACTCATTGATTAAAGTTGATTTTCCCGAACCAGAAACACCCGTCACAGCTACAAGTTTACCTAATGGGATTTCTACATCTAGATGTTTGAGATTGTGACGATGAGCATTTTTAAGAAATAGCGATCGCCCGTTTCCTTCTCTCCTTTCTAGTGGTGTTTCAATCCTCTTTATACCAGATAAATATGCACCCGTCAAAGACTCTTCATTTACTAATATTTGGGCTAACTCACCTTGAGCAACTATCCTACCTCCATGCACTCCCGCACCTGGTCCAATATCGACTAAATAATCTGCGGCTCTAATGGTTTCTTCATCGTGTTCGACGACGATTAATGTATTTCCTAACTCTTTCAGTTTGAGTAAGGTTTTTAATAATTTAGTATTATCTCTTTGATGTAAACCAATACTAGGTTCATCTAAAACGTATAAAACTCCAGTCAATCCGGCTCCGATTTGAGTGGCTAATCTAATCCGTTGGGCTTCCCCTCCCGAAAGAGTCATTGCGGCTCGATCTAGCGTCAGATAATCTAAGCCTACATCAAGTAGAAATTGTAATCTAGCTTTGATTTCTTTGAGAACTAAATCGCCGATTTTCGCTTGGCGATCGCTCAACTCCAATTTATCAACTCTTAGCCGACATTCACTAATCGAAACGCCAGTAAAATCTGTAATTCTGCATTGCCCTAATCTGACTGATAAGGCTTCAGGTTTTAACCGTTTTCCTTGGCAATCATGACAGGTTTCATCGACTAAAAATGGTTCTAATTTTTGCTTTTGTACTTCTGTTCCATCTGCCGATTGTTTTTGTAAGATAGGAATCACACCAATGAAGCGCCGATGGTCTTGCCAAGCTTCTACCCAAACAGGGCGATCGCTTCCGTGTAAAATGACTTGTTGCTGTTCTGAAGTTAACTGATTCCAAGGAGTATCTAATTCAAATTCATACTCCTGTCCGACTTCATAAAGTAACCTTAAATAATAGGCGTTGGGATGCTTATCGATTTGACTTAATAAGTTATCTCCATTGGATTTAGTACGGCGATTTTTGTTTTTTGTATCTCCAGACCAAGGGGCGATCGCACTATATATAGGTGCATCTGCATCTGGAACTAACAATTCTTCAGAAAACGTTCGCCAACTACCCAAACCGTGACAAGTTGAACAAGCACCATAAGGGGAATTAAAAGAGAATAATCTGGGTGAAAGTTCTTGCATCACCGCCCCATGTTCGGGACAAGCAAAGTTCTCTGAAAAGACTAATTCTTGGGGTAGTTGTTGATAATTAGATTCGTCTGTATGAGAGTTTTTATTATTGTCAATAGGGGCTTCGTTTGCTTGAGGTTGGTAATAGTTTGACAAAAAATCACTATTTCTGTTATCATAGAAAGTAGACTCTGTAGCGCTTTCCCCCCATTTCAGGATCTGGATGACCGCAATCCCTTCAGCGCGTTTGAGACAAGTACTCAAAGAATCCGCCAGACGCTCTCGCAAGTCGGGTTTCTTAATCAAACGGTCAATCACCACCTCAATCGTGTGCTTCCCATTTTTATCCAACTCAATCGAGTCAGATAGTTCCCGCACCTCACCATTCACCCGCACCCGCACGAATCCTTCCGCAGCTAAACCGGAAATCAGCTTTTGATGAGTTCCCTTCTTCCCCCGTACCACTGGCGCGAGAACCTGGAATCGAGTACCATCAGGGAAAGCCATGACGCGATCGCACATTTCATCGATAGTTTGGGGGGCAATACAGCGATCGCAAATCGGACAATGAGGAACTCCAGCCCGTCCGAACAATAACCGGAAATAATCGTAAATTTCCGTCACAGTCCCCACCGTGGAACGGGGATTATGGGAAGTAGACTTTTGATCTATCGAAATCGCCGGACTTAACCCTTCAATCGCATCTACATCCGGTTTATCTAACTGTCCCAGGAACTGCCTCGCATAAGCGCTCAAAGACTCCACATAGCGCCGTTGTCCCTCAGCAAAGATAGTATCGAAAGCCAGGGAAGACTTACCGGAACCAGAGACACCCGTGAATACAATTAGGCGATCGCGCGGGATCTCCAAATCGATATTCTTGAGGTTATGCTGTCTGGCACCCCGAATCCGAATCGAATTGCTTTCGGAAGGGGAATTTACCAATTTATTCGGTTTGATAGCGTCAATTTGGGCGATATCCGACATTATTAAGTCAGGTGGGATGAGTACATAAGTATTGCTCACCCGATTCTAGCAGATTCACAAAAGTTAACTGAAATGGTGGCGATTAACTAACTTTTTCTAACTGACAGGCTGAAAAATTTGGAGTATTATTTCATAAGTTGAAAGTTACACAACCAAATACATATGAAATTAGTTAACTTAACGCCGAGTGTTTTTTCAAAAATTGAAGCAAATCAAGCTCTTTAGAGCTTGATTTGTACATCAATACTGACTGCAAATTTAGGCGCAATTACTCTCTCGATACTTCCTGCTTCAGCACAAGAAGTGAAAACCACTTTGGTTTACGAGTTTCCTTCAGCTAGAGCAGTGTACTTGAATGTTTGTAATCCAGAGTATGCCCTAAGCTCAGGTGGATGTGCCAAGGTAAATCTTGTCAACCGAAAAATAGAAGGAACAGTAGGAGTTACTGAGATAGATTCTCGACATTTGTCTTCTGGATCAAGAGCTCATGCTGTTTTTGTTGTAGATACTGCAAACGGTCAAAAGTGTTACAACAACAGTATAATAGAGGGCGGTAGCACGTATCGCTTCAGTGGATGTCGTTAGAGCTTTAGATAAATAGGTGGTGATGCTCAACCATTTTCATGGAATTGTCATCATTAACGAGCCTGTAGGGGCGCAATGCATTGCGCCCCTACGAACGATATGCGATCGCCCTTGTTATTCAACCGATCAGTAGTGCGATCGCATCTTTCTAGGGAATGTTAGTTATATGCAGACTAGCAAACCCTAGTAAATGAAATACAATCGAGCCAAACATCATCGTCGATCCATTCGTCTGCCAGAATACGATTATTCTGGATCTGGCAGCTATTTTCTAACCCTCTGTACATATCAGCGTCAATGTTTATTTGGCGATGTTGTTGATGGTGCGATGCAGTTAAATGATGTAGGGGCGATCGTGTCGGAGGAATGGAAAAGATCTGCGATAGTCCGTCATAACATCGAATTAGATGCATCGGTGGTGATGCCCAATCATTTTCATGGAATTGTCATCATTAACAAGCCTGTAGGGGCGCAATGCATTGCGCCCCTACCACAATCGCCGATTCACAACCAACAAACCTATAAATTACATAGAAAACCCCAATCTTTGGGATCGTTTGTCGCAGGGTTCAAAATGTCCGTCACCAAACGAATTAACGCTATTAGAGAAACGCCTGGTATTCCTGTTTGGCAGCGCAATTATTACGAGCATATAATTAGGCATGAAAAAGAATGGCATATTTTACGACAGTATATCGCCAATAATCCACAATCTTGGGAATTAGACCAATTACATCCTCAAAATCCTAGCAAGTGGTAAGAGCGATCGCTTTTCGCCTAATTTGGGATGTGGGGAATGCGATCGCCCTAACTTTATCAATCCAAGGGAGCGATCACTTTTCGTCTAATTTGAGATGATGGAGAGGCGATCGCCCACCAAATTCTACTGATTGAGAGTAGAATACCTTTATGAAGTTTCAGTGGAACCCAGATAAAGCGGCTAGCAATATCAAAAAGCATGGCGTGTCTTTTGAAGAAGCTGTCACTGTATTTGGAGATCCATTAGCAGTGACAATTTCCGATCCCGACCACTCTATTGGTGAATTACGGCTTTTGACAACAGGTGAATCGAGATTGCAGCGCCTTTTGGTGGTATCCCACACAGAAAGAGAAGGCGAAGTGCGTTTAATTAGCGCCCGTTTAGCCACCCGACGAGAGAGAAAAAGTTATGAATCAGGAATCTGAATTAGCCGCCAATGACGAGATGAGACCTGAATATGATTTTTCAGGTGGTGTTCGCGGTAAGTATTATCAAGCCTATATGGAATCGAGTAATGTTGTAATTCTCGATCCAGATGTAGCAGAAATATTTCGAGATTCGGCTTCTGTCAATGAAGCTTTGCGATTGCTAGCCAAGATTGCCAAGTCTGTCCCAGCGCAATAGAGCGATCGCGTTTTCTCTAATTTAAGATGGTGGAGATGCGATCGCCCCGATCTGATCGAGACAGGGGAGCGATCGCTTGGCTCTTAACTTTGAAAAATTCTATTTACCAAACAATGGGAACTAAACCTGATGCAGTTATATTTTCGTCACGGGTTAATAACTGTACTACCTCACCTTTA harbors:
- a CDS encoding response regulator → MMKPITLVDRQDSQNFYPLRLLERFVEGQANGCLAVFHNSVEWRFYFHQGLLTYATHSVDPFERLERHLRHLSRENRGLTAAICTEARLKFEHYSPDNTTFPPDYQAITWLVSEQYLNSEAAATLIKRLMNEVFETYLLLLANTTYNFIENNARNTYFCHVEIQLLAQEVQGKLLSWQALAPVISSPDQRPYFFSQNQTEQKLSLEKQQRLSKILTGFSFRQIAILVNQDELKIAQYLYPLINQKIVILRDPQSPFDRLPKLPTLRINPDSISHEKTNNSNVIDSSDTFNQITSGLKSKVQQKIVCVDDSPTILTEINRFLEGHNLSVHALSDSSKALMEIMRIKPDIILLDVGMPTIDGYKLCRLLRNHSLFKTTPIVMVTGNTGIVDRAKARMVGATDYLTKPFTQSELVKMVFRYLT
- a CDS encoding phosphoglucomutase/phosphomannomutase family protein, with product MSVASSTNEIKFGTDGWRGIIADDFTFANVCKVTRAIASYLETAYSKDRPVLIAYDTRFLADKFAQTAAEILAEIGWTVKIVDRDCPTPTIAYNARLLNSAGALMFTASHNPAPYCGIKYIPDYAGPATPEITDTIVSHIESSSNEPPSGKNKDKISTFDPKPEYLKFIYTLIDVERIRSAKLKVKYDALYSTSRGYLDTVLEHCGCEVETFHAKRDVLFGGGMPEPKGELLTELIEAVKKDHADIGVATDGDSDRFGVVDEQGEMLTPNTVLLVLARHLHKNKGQSGAIVRTVATTHLLDNLAAKYGLPIYETAVGFKYIGEKMRETAVLVGGEESGGLSVLGHIPEKDGILADMLMAEAIAYEGKPLSQLVAEAIKDADGPLYNRRLDLHLTEAHKLAVLNAFTHNPPTEVAGIGIKEVGRKDGIKLYLEEGSWVLLRPSGTEPLIRVYLETNSPEKLAQVAKYMEDSIAKLEPVAA
- a CDS encoding DUF1049 domain-containing protein, whose amino-acid sequence is MRNISNLLTSAILAILVSAIAILSVQNATLVSLRLFGLRSINLPFGTILALSVSVGILVGAIAPIVWRLLSSSDSEFDDDDYFEEDF
- a CDS encoding NADPH-dependent FMN reductase, with protein sequence MVKIVGINGSLRTHSYSYQALKIAAQNVESLGATVELLDLRQMNLPFCNGTDEYPDYPDVERLRQSVQEADGLILATPEYHGGVSGVLKNALDLMSFKQLSGKVTGLISVLGGQPNSNALNELRLIMRWVHAWVIPEQVAMGQAWQAFTPEGNLTDEKLSQRFEQFAVSLVQTVEKLK
- a CDS encoding XisH family protein; translated protein: MARDFLHQTVRIALERDAWIVTHDPLYLRVSDVDLMVDLAAERIVGAEKMGQKIAVEVKSFLGASAITELHNALGQTMVYRSALRRLHPERMLYLAISEDIYQEFFLNAFIQEVISDYQVKLLIVSHSRQEIALWKE
- a CDS encoding XisI protein; amino-acid sequence: MERVDYPTLIQTILAKYADRPPEEDVEIQLIFDTARNRYQMLFVGWEDAKRIYSCVVHVDIKGNKFWIQRDRTEVGIANLLVEAGVPKTDIVLAFYAPYKRVYTEFAAG
- the uvrA gene encoding excinuclease ABC subunit UvrA is translated as MSDIAQIDAIKPNKLVNSPSESNSIRIRGARQHNLKNIDLEIPRDRLIVFTGVSGSGKSSLAFDTIFAEGQRRYVESLSAYARQFLGQLDKPDVDAIEGLSPAISIDQKSTSHNPRSTVGTVTEIYDYFRLLFGRAGVPHCPICDRCIAPQTIDEMCDRVMAFPDGTRFQVLAPVVRGKKGTHQKLISGLAAEGFVRVRVNGEVRELSDSIELDKNGKHTIEVVIDRLIKKPDLRERLADSLSTCLKRAEGIAVIQILKWGESATESTFYDNRNSDFLSNYYQPQANEAPIDNNKNSHTDESNYQQLPQELVFSENFACPEHGAVMQELSPRLFSFNSPYGACSTCHGLGSWRTFSEELLVPDADAPIYSAIAPWSGDTKNKNRRTKSNGDNLLSQIDKHPNAYYLRLLYEVGQEYEFELDTPWNQLTSEQQQVILHGSDRPVWVEAWQDHRRFIGVIPILQKQSADGTEVQKQKLEPFLVDETCHDCQGKRLKPEALSVRLGQCRITDFTGVSISECRLRVDKLELSDRQAKIGDLVLKEIKARLQFLLDVGLDYLTLDRAAMTLSGGEAQRIRLATQIGAGLTGVLYVLDEPSIGLHQRDNTKLLKTLLKLKELGNTLIVVEHDEETIRAADYLVDIGPGAGVHGGRIVAQGELAQILVNEESLTGAYLSGIKRIETPLERREGNGRSLFLKNAHRHNLKHLDVEIPLGKLVAVTGVSGSGKSTLINELLYPALQHYLTKSVPFPPGLKEIQGLEDVDKVIVIDQSPIGRTPRSNPATYTGLFDIIREVFSLTIEAKVRGYKPGQFSFNVKGGRCEACGGQGVNIIEMNFLPDVYVQCDVCKSARYNRETLQVKYKNKSIADVLDMTVEEGLDFFQNIPRAVTRLQTLMDVGLGYLRLGQTAPTLSGGEAQRVKLASELSRRATGKTLYLIDEPTTGLSFYDVHKLLDVLQKLVDKGNSVLAIEHNLDVIRCADWIIDLGPEGGDKGGEIIAVGTPEDIAKEERSYTGQYLKHIL
- a CDS encoding transposase; amino-acid sequence: MKYNRAKHHRRSIRLPEYDYSGSGSYFLTLCTYQRQCLFGDVVDGAMQLNDVGAIVSEEWKRSAIVRHNIELDASVVMPNHFHGIVIINKPVGAQCIAPLPQSPIHNQQTYKLHRKPQSLGSFVAGFKMSVTKRINAIRETPGIPVWQRNYYEHIIRHEKEWHILRQYIANNPQSWELDQLHPQNPSKW
- a CDS encoding BrnT family toxin; the protein is MKFQWNPDKAASNIKKHGVSFEEAVTVFGDPLAVTISDPDHSIGELRLLTTGESRLQRLLVVSHTEREGEVRLISARLATRRERKSYESGI